A window from Synechococcus sp. RSCCF101 encodes these proteins:
- a CDS encoding NifU family protein: MSTGTLALTTENVETVLDELRPFLMADGGNVEVVELDGPVVKVRLQGACGSCPSSTMTLKMGIERKLRETIPEISEVVQVL, from the coding sequence ATGAGCACCGGCACCCTGGCCCTCACCACTGAGAATGTGGAAACCGTGCTCGATGAGCTGCGGCCATTCCTGATGGCCGATGGCGGCAACGTCGAGGTGGTGGAGCTCGACGGGCCAGTGGTGAAGGTGCGCCTGCAGGGCGCCTGCGGCAGCTGCCCGAGCAGCACCATGACCCTCAAGATGGGTATCGAGCGCAAGCTGCGCGAAACCATCCCCGAGATCAGCGAGGTGGTGCAGGTGCTCTGA
- a CDS encoding ABC transporter permease, with the protein MARWGLAIVLLYTLASVAFDLTDRLGLLPQLASPLDQPVYAPPSLDHWCGTDRLGRDVCQRTIAGAGVALQVVLLALVSALVVGVPLGMVSGYLGGAADRLLVLLMDTLYTLPVLLLSVVLAFLLGRGLPNAAAALCVVYIPQYFRVVRNQTAQVKAELYVEAARSLGAGPVWILRRYLLRNVITSVPVLLTLNAADAVLVLGGLGFLGLGLPESVPEWGSDLHQALTALPTGIWWTALYPGVAMFVLVLGLSFLGEGLEAWLSGSAQASRAAR; encoded by the coding sequence ATGGCCCGTTGGGGCCTGGCCATCGTGCTTCTCTACACCCTGGCTTCCGTTGCGTTTGATCTGACCGATCGGTTGGGCCTGCTCCCCCAGCTGGCCAGCCCGCTCGATCAGCCCGTTTACGCCCCCCCTTCCCTGGATCACTGGTGCGGTACGGATCGGCTTGGTCGTGATGTGTGTCAGCGCACCATCGCCGGCGCTGGCGTGGCCCTTCAGGTGGTGCTGCTTGCCCTCGTCTCCGCTCTCGTCGTGGGGGTGCCCCTGGGCATGGTGAGCGGCTATCTCGGTGGCGCGGCCGACCGCTTGCTGGTGCTGCTGATGGACACGCTGTACACGTTGCCGGTGCTGTTGCTGTCCGTGGTGCTGGCGTTCCTGCTGGGTCGCGGACTCCCCAATGCCGCCGCCGCCCTGTGCGTAGTGTACATCCCCCAGTACTTCCGCGTTGTTCGCAATCAGACCGCCCAGGTGAAGGCGGAGCTCTATGTGGAGGCCGCCCGCTCCCTTGGGGCCGGGCCCGTGTGGATTCTGCGCCGCTACCTGCTGCGCAACGTGATCACCTCCGTTCCGGTGCTGCTCACCCTCAACGCCGCGGACGCCGTGCTTGTTCTTGGTGGCCTGGGATTTCTCGGCCTCGGCCTGCCGGAATCGGTGCCGGAATGGGGTAGTGATCTCCATCAGGCCCTCACGGCGCTGCCCACCGGCATCTGGTGGACCGCCCTCTATCCCGGCGTTGCCATGTTCGTGCTGGTGCTCGGTCTCTCCTTTCTCGGGGAAGGCCTGGAGGCCTGGCTGAGCGGCAGCGCCCAGGCCAGCCGGGCCGCCCGCTGA
- a CDS encoding GspH/FimT family pseudopilin, producing the protein MAPGRPNGTRFSGPSEGFSLCELLVVLAVAGLLSGLLFRQGSRAMARQRLDHGLQTVLAGLSLARSEARERARPCGLQLEASGWTQPRRPGLDPCEQALASLRRRPLASEIRLSHSFPGSLRFTGQGLVLDGGTAVLEHRSDDLRPLCAVMSLPLGIVRTGRYHGDAAAPPLARHCLPRES; encoded by the coding sequence GTGGCCCCTGGTCGGCCCAACGGCACCCGTTTCAGCGGCCCGTCTGAAGGCTTCAGCCTGTGTGAACTGCTGGTGGTGCTGGCGGTGGCCGGCCTGCTGAGCGGTCTGCTGTTTCGCCAGGGCAGCCGGGCCATGGCCCGGCAACGGCTCGATCACGGCCTTCAGACGGTTCTGGCCGGGCTCAGCCTCGCTCGCAGCGAGGCCCGTGAGCGGGCCCGGCCCTGCGGCCTGCAGCTGGAGGCCAGCGGCTGGACACAGCCCCGGCGCCCCGGCCTGGATCCGTGTGAGCAGGCACTGGCCTCCCTGCGCCGCCGGCCGCTGGCGAGCGAGATCCGGCTCAGCCACAGCTTTCCCGGCAGCCTGCGCTTCACGGGCCAGGGGCTGGTGCTCGATGGTGGCACCGCCGTGCTGGAGCACAGGAGTGACGATCTGCGGCCGCTCTGCGCCGTGATGAGCCTGCCGCTCGGGATCGTGCGGACCGGTCGCTATCACGGCGACGCCGCGGCCCCGCCCCTGGCCCGCCACTGCCTGCCCCGTGAGTCGTGA
- the lepA gene encoding translation elongation factor 4: MTDVPVSRLRNFCIIAHIDHGKSTLADRLLQDTGTVADRDMQEQFLDNMELERERGITIKLQAARMDYRAADGEHYVLNLIDTPGHVDFSYEVSRSLQACEGALLVVDASQGVEAQTLANVYLALENDLEIIPVLNKIDLPGADPERIKAEIEAIIGLDTSTAIECSAKTGLGVPDILQAVVDRIPPPEDTVEQPTQALIFDSYYDPYRGVIVYFRVMSGSIRARDKVLLMASGKSYELDEIGVMAPDQRQVDSLHAGEVGYLAASIKAVADARVGDTITLMNAPAEAPLPGYTEAKPMVFCGLFPTDADQYGDLREALDKLQLSDAALQFEPETSSAMGLGFRCGFLGLLHMEIVQERLEREYDLDLIVTAPSVIYQVNLLGGEMVMVDNPATLPDPQKRESIEEPYVRMEIYAPNSYNGTLMELCQERRGDFVDMKYITTERVTLIYELPLAEVVTDFFDQMKSRTKGYASMEYHLIGYRRNDLVRMDVLINGEKADPLTTIVHRDKAYGVGKSLVEKLKELIPRQQFKIPLQAAIGSRVIASESISAMRKDVLAKCYGGDISRKKKLLKKQAKGKKRMKAMGRVEVPQEAFMAVLKLNQ; this comes from the coding sequence ATGACCGACGTTCCCGTCTCACGCCTGCGCAACTTCTGCATCATTGCCCACATCGACCATGGCAAATCCACCCTGGCCGATCGATTGCTGCAGGACACCGGCACCGTGGCCGATCGGGACATGCAGGAGCAGTTCCTCGACAACATGGAGCTGGAGCGGGAACGGGGCATCACGATCAAGCTTCAGGCAGCCCGCATGGATTACCGGGCCGCGGATGGCGAGCACTATGTGCTCAACCTGATCGACACCCCCGGCCATGTGGATTTTTCCTATGAGGTGAGCCGCTCCCTGCAGGCCTGTGAAGGGGCCCTGCTGGTGGTGGATGCCAGTCAGGGGGTGGAAGCCCAGACTCTGGCCAATGTCTATCTGGCGCTCGAGAACGATCTGGAGATCATTCCGGTGCTCAACAAGATTGATCTGCCCGGAGCCGATCCGGAGCGGATCAAGGCGGAGATTGAGGCCATCATCGGTCTGGACACCTCCACGGCGATTGAGTGCTCCGCCAAGACCGGCCTCGGCGTGCCCGACATCCTCCAGGCGGTTGTCGATCGCATCCCGCCACCGGAGGACACGGTGGAGCAGCCGACCCAGGCGCTGATCTTCGACTCGTATTACGACCCCTACCGGGGTGTGATCGTCTACTTCCGCGTGATGAGCGGCAGCATCCGCGCCAGGGACAAGGTGCTGCTGATGGCCAGCGGCAAGAGCTATGAACTTGATGAGATCGGAGTGATGGCCCCGGACCAGCGCCAGGTCGACTCACTCCATGCCGGTGAAGTCGGTTATCTGGCGGCCTCGATCAAGGCGGTGGCCGATGCCCGGGTGGGCGACACAATCACGCTGATGAATGCGCCGGCGGAGGCTCCTTTGCCCGGCTACACGGAGGCCAAGCCGATGGTGTTCTGCGGCCTCTTCCCCACCGACGCCGATCAGTACGGCGACCTTCGCGAGGCCCTCGACAAGCTCCAGCTCTCCGATGCGGCCCTTCAGTTCGAACCCGAAACCAGCAGTGCCATGGGACTGGGCTTCCGCTGCGGCTTCCTGGGGCTCCTGCACATGGAGATCGTGCAGGAGCGGCTGGAACGGGAATATGACCTGGATCTGATCGTCACCGCGCCGTCGGTGATCTACCAGGTGAATCTGCTTGGCGGTGAGATGGTGATGGTCGACAACCCGGCGACGCTGCCGGACCCGCAGAAACGGGAGTCGATCGAAGAGCCCTACGTGCGCATGGAGATCTATGCACCCAACAGCTACAACGGCACGTTGATGGAGCTGTGCCAGGAACGGCGCGGCGACTTTGTGGACATGAAGTACATCACCACTGAGCGGGTGACTCTGATCTATGAGCTGCCCCTGGCTGAGGTGGTGACCGACTTCTTCGACCAGATGAAGAGTCGCACCAAGGGCTATGCCTCAATGGAGTATCATCTGATCGGCTATCGCCGCAATGATCTGGTGCGAATGGATGTGCTGATCAACGGCGAGAAGGCCGACCCGCTCACCACCATCGTTCACCGCGACAAGGCCTACGGCGTGGGCAAGAGCCTCGTGGAGAAGCTGAAGGAGCTGATTCCGCGCCAACAGTTCAAGATCCCCCTGCAGGCTGCCATCGGCAGCCGCGTGATCGCCAGTGAGAGCATCAGCGCCATGCGCAAGGATGTGCTGGCTAAGTGCTACGGCGGTGATATCTCCCGCAAGAAGAAACTGCTGAAGAAGCAGGCCAAGGGCAAGAAGCGGATGAAGGCGATGGGGCGCGTGGAGGTGCCGCAGGAGGCGTTCATGGCGGTGTTGAAGCTCAATCAGTGA
- a CDS encoding polyribonucleotide nucleotidyltransferase: MQGQTQSISFDGREIRLTTGRFAPQAGGSVLIECGDTAVLVTATRSGGREGIDFLPLICDYEERLYAAGRIPGSYIRRESRPPERATLAARLMDRPMRPLFPNWMRDDIQLVATCLSMDDRVPPDVLAVTGASMATLLAGIPFNGPMAAVRVGLLGDDFVLNPSYREIERSELDLVVAGTPQGVVMVEAGANQLPEQDVIEAIDFGYEAVCELIKAQQDLIKSLGKEQVLPEPREEDPSLPAFLDKACSKAIGKVLQEFDLSKEQRDERLDAIKAEAIEAANALKEDDPVRVLVSSQPKQVANAFKALTKRLMRAQIVKDGKRVDGRALDEVRPISAAAGVLPKRVHGSGLFQRGLTQVLSCATLGTPSDAQEMDDLHPGTEKTYLHHYNFPPYSTGETKPMRSPGRREIGHGALAERAIVPVLPPKDNFPYVVRVVSECLSSNGSTSMGSVCGSTLALMDAGVPLKAPVSGAAMGLIKEGDEVRILTDIQGIEDFLGDMDFKVAGTDKGITALQMDMKITGLAVGTVAEAIQQARPARLHILEKMLSAIEKPRDVLSPHAPRLVSFRIDPELIGTVIGPGGRTIKGITERTNTKIDIEDGGLVTIASHDGAAAEEAQRMIEGLTRRVTEGEVFHGGVTRIIPIGAFVEILPGKEGMIHISQLSEARVEKVDDVVKVGDQVTVRVREIDNRGRINLTLRGVPQQDGSSVAEVAPTPVAPLV, encoded by the coding sequence GTGCAAGGTCAGACGCAGTCGATCTCCTTCGATGGACGGGAGATCAGGCTGACCACCGGACGGTTCGCCCCTCAGGCCGGAGGGTCCGTCCTCATCGAATGCGGCGATACCGCAGTTCTCGTCACCGCCACCCGATCCGGCGGCCGCGAAGGCATTGATTTTCTCCCCCTGATCTGCGACTACGAGGAGCGCCTCTACGCCGCTGGTCGCATCCCCGGCAGCTACATCCGCCGCGAGAGCCGCCCGCCCGAACGCGCCACCCTGGCGGCCCGGCTGATGGACCGGCCGATGCGGCCGCTCTTCCCCAACTGGATGCGCGACGACATTCAGCTGGTAGCCACCTGCCTGTCGATGGACGACCGGGTGCCGCCGGACGTGCTGGCGGTGACCGGAGCCTCCATGGCCACCCTGCTGGCGGGCATTCCCTTCAACGGCCCCATGGCGGCCGTGCGCGTCGGTCTCCTCGGCGACGACTTCGTGCTCAACCCCAGCTACCGCGAGATCGAGCGCAGTGAACTCGACCTGGTGGTGGCCGGCACGCCCCAGGGCGTGGTGATGGTGGAGGCGGGAGCCAATCAGCTGCCCGAACAGGATGTGATCGAGGCGATCGACTTCGGCTACGAAGCGGTGTGCGAACTGATCAAGGCCCAGCAGGACCTGATCAAGAGCCTCGGCAAGGAGCAGGTGCTGCCCGAGCCCCGCGAGGAGGACCCCAGCCTGCCCGCCTTCCTCGACAAGGCCTGCAGCAAGGCGATCGGCAAGGTGCTGCAGGAGTTCGACCTCAGCAAGGAGCAGCGCGACGAGCGCCTCGATGCGATCAAGGCCGAAGCGATCGAGGCGGCCAACGCCCTCAAGGAGGACGATCCGGTGCGCGTGCTGGTGAGCTCCCAGCCCAAGCAGGTGGCGAACGCCTTCAAGGCCCTGACCAAGCGCCTGATGCGGGCTCAGATCGTCAAGGACGGCAAGCGGGTCGATGGGCGTGCCCTCGACGAGGTGCGTCCGATCTCGGCCGCGGCCGGTGTGCTGCCCAAGCGCGTGCACGGCTCGGGCCTGTTCCAGCGGGGTCTGACCCAGGTGCTCTCCTGCGCCACCCTCGGCACCCCCAGCGACGCCCAGGAGATGGATGACCTCCATCCCGGCACAGAGAAGACCTACCTGCATCACTACAACTTCCCGCCCTACTCCACCGGCGAGACCAAGCCGATGCGCTCACCCGGCCGGAGGGAGATCGGTCACGGTGCGCTGGCGGAGCGGGCCATCGTTCCCGTGCTTCCTCCCAAGGACAACTTCCCCTACGTGGTGCGGGTCGTGTCCGAATGCCTGAGCTCCAACGGCTCCACATCGATGGGGTCGGTCTGCGGCAGCACCCTGGCCCTGATGGATGCGGGCGTGCCCCTGAAGGCCCCGGTGAGCGGCGCGGCCATGGGCCTGATCAAGGAAGGCGATGAAGTGCGCATCCTCACGGACATCCAGGGCATCGAGGACTTCCTCGGCGACATGGACTTCAAGGTCGCCGGCACCGACAAGGGCATCACCGCCCTGCAGATGGACATGAAGATCACCGGCCTGGCCGTGGGCACGGTGGCCGAGGCCATTCAGCAGGCGCGTCCGGCGCGGCTGCACATTCTCGAGAAGATGCTCAGTGCCATCGAGAAGCCGCGCGATGTGCTCTCGCCCCATGCACCGCGCCTTGTGAGCTTCCGCATCGATCCGGAACTGATCGGCACGGTGATCGGCCCCGGCGGCCGCACGATCAAGGGCATCACCGAGCGCACCAACACCAAGATCGACATCGAGGACGGCGGCCTGGTGACCATCGCCAGTCACGACGGTGCCGCAGCTGAGGAAGCCCAGCGCATGATCGAGGGACTCACCCGCCGCGTCACCGAAGGCGAGGTGTTCCACGGCGGCGTGACCCGCATCATTCCGATCGGGGCCTTCGTGGAGATCCTTCCCGGCAAGGAGGGCATGATCCACATCTCCCAGCTCTCCGAAGCGCGGGTGGAGAAAGTGGACGACGTGGTGAAGGTGGGGGATCAGGTGACCGTGCGGGTGCGGGAGATCGACAACCGCGGCCGCATCAACCTCACCTTGCGCGGCGTGCCCCAGCAGGACGGCAGCTCCGTGGCCGAGGTGGCCCCCACTCCCGTGGCGCCCCTGGTCTGA
- a CDS encoding type II secretion system protein J produces MQRARQGAFTLAELLVSLGLTGLVAIAAFSLLRGELRLSEATIWDVHFQRDLNRLNSLMELEASEACMFGTTSNPASCAPTGAATCATTVANQLRMLVPMLDTSNDPPTDELQTIRFHLDTNNDRLLRDGPAILPSGALDIDTRNNLNNLLVMSNVTGFAVTNDADCRTVNVDVTMSPIGSTATRTQSMVLRTGVSQFVD; encoded by the coding sequence ATGCAGCGAGCCCGCCAGGGGGCCTTCACCCTGGCCGAGCTTCTGGTGAGCCTGGGTCTCACCGGCCTGGTGGCCATCGCCGCCTTCAGCCTGCTGCGGGGCGAGCTGCGGCTCTCGGAGGCCACCATCTGGGATGTGCACTTCCAGCGGGATCTCAACCGCCTGAACAGCCTGATGGAGCTGGAAGCCTCCGAGGCCTGCATGTTCGGCACCACGAGCAACCCCGCCAGCTGTGCACCCACCGGCGCCGCCACCTGTGCAACCACGGTCGCCAACCAGTTGCGCATGCTGGTGCCGATGCTCGACACCAGCAACGATCCCCCCACCGACGAGCTCCAGACGATCCGCTTTCATCTGGACACCAACAACGACCGCCTCCTTCGCGATGGCCCCGCGATCCTGCCCAGCGGTGCGCTGGACATCGACACACGCAACAACCTCAACAACCTGCTGGTGATGAGCAACGTGACTGGCTTCGCGGTGACCAACGACGCCGATTGCCGCACGGTGAACGTGGATGTGACGATGAGTCCGATCGGCTCCACCGCCACCCGCACGCAGTCCATGGTGCTGCGGACGGGTGTGAGTCAGTTCGTCGACTGA
- a CDS encoding type IV pilin protein, with the protein MLLQRAASRSSANSAFTLVELIIVVAIIGVLSAVAIPQFLGVRDRAEAKANIGESMGLAKECAALNVGREPVTSVSGTDCGGPNGTAATFTPTWSATLDAADNVTCMDADITGTSATISVSADGAITCAN; encoded by the coding sequence GTGCTGCTTCAGCGAGCAGCCAGTCGCTCAAGTGCCAACTCGGCGTTCACCCTGGTTGAGCTCATCATCGTTGTTGCCATTATTGGCGTTCTCTCCGCTGTCGCGATTCCTCAGTTCCTCGGTGTCCGTGACCGCGCGGAGGCCAAGGCCAACATTGGCGAGTCCATGGGCTTGGCGAAGGAGTGTGCCGCGCTCAACGTCGGCCGTGAGCCTGTGACATCAGTCAGTGGGACCGATTGTGGCGGCCCCAATGGAACAGCTGCAACCTTCACGCCAACATGGTCTGCAACGCTTGATGCGGCTGACAATGTGACCTGCATGGATGCAGATATCACCGGAACATCGGCGACGATTTCGGTTAGTGCCGATGGTGCCATTACTTGTGCGAACTAA
- the rpsN gene encoding 30S ribosomal protein S14, translating to MAKKSMIARDVKRTRMVDRFAARRKALLEAFRASGDPMERLEIHRKIQRLPRNSAPSRQRNRCWATGKPRGVYRDFGLCRNQLRERAHRGELPGLVKSSW from the coding sequence ATGGCCAAGAAATCGATGATCGCGCGGGATGTGAAGCGCACACGGATGGTGGATCGCTTCGCTGCCCGCCGGAAGGCGCTGCTGGAGGCCTTCCGCGCCAGCGGCGATCCGATGGAGCGTCTGGAGATCCACCGCAAGATTCAGCGGCTGCCCCGCAACAGCGCCCCCTCCCGTCAGCGCAACCGCTGCTGGGCCACCGGCAAGCCCCGCGGTGTGTACCGCGATTTCGGACTGTGCCGCAACCAGCTGCGCGAGCGGGCCCACCGCGGCGAGCTGCCCGGTCTGGTCAAGTCCAGCTGGTGA
- the rseP gene encoding RIP metalloprotease RseP has protein sequence MGVITTLAILAGLIVIHEAGHFFAATAQGIRVSGFSIGFGPALLSLRRGEVTYALRAIPLGGFVSFPDDDEGIDRSDPDLLRNRPLPQRALVIAAGVLANLLLAWTVLLAQGALAGLPAEPAPGVSVLMVQPGEAAAAAGLKPGDTILSVEGQSLGGGQGAVSSLVRRIKTAPGEPLTLSVRRGDAIAPVTLQPSDSAGIGRVGAQLQANGSLALRPARGPIEVLDHANRTTVQLLKRTAQGYGSLLTRFQETASQVSGPVRIVEMGASLASQGGGGLVLFAALISVNLAVLNALPLPLLDGGQMALLLLEGLRGRPLPERVQIAFMQSGVLLLLGLSAVLVVRDTSQLSVVQQLMGR, from the coding sequence ATGGGAGTGATCACCACGCTGGCGATCCTGGCCGGACTGATCGTGATTCACGAGGCCGGCCACTTCTTCGCGGCCACGGCGCAGGGCATCCGCGTCAGCGGCTTCTCGATCGGCTTCGGGCCGGCGCTGCTGAGCCTGCGCCGCGGCGAGGTGACCTACGCCCTGCGGGCGATTCCGCTGGGCGGCTTCGTCTCCTTCCCCGACGACGATGAGGGCATCGACCGCAGCGACCCGGATCTGCTGCGCAACCGGCCCCTGCCCCAGCGGGCCCTGGTGATCGCCGCCGGTGTGCTCGCCAATCTGCTGCTGGCGTGGACCGTGCTGCTGGCCCAGGGCGCCCTGGCCGGCCTACCGGCCGAGCCCGCCCCGGGGGTGAGCGTGCTGATGGTGCAGCCCGGCGAAGCCGCCGCCGCCGCGGGCCTCAAGCCCGGCGACACGATCCTCTCGGTGGAGGGGCAGTCCCTCGGCGGCGGACAGGGCGCCGTGAGCAGCCTGGTGCGCCGGATCAAGACCGCCCCCGGAGAACCGCTGACGCTGTCCGTGCGGCGCGGCGATGCCATCGCCCCGGTGACGCTGCAGCCGAGCGATTCGGCCGGCATCGGCCGGGTGGGGGCCCAGCTCCAGGCCAACGGCAGCCTGGCGCTGCGGCCGGCGCGCGGGCCGATCGAGGTGCTCGATCACGCCAACCGCACCACCGTGCAGCTGCTGAAGCGCACGGCCCAGGGCTACGGCTCCCTGCTGACCCGCTTCCAGGAAACCGCGTCCCAGGTGTCGGGACCGGTGCGCATTGTGGAGATGGGCGCCTCCCTGGCCAGCCAGGGCGGCGGCGGCCTGGTGCTGTTCGCAGCGCTGATCTCGGTGAACCTGGCGGTGCTCAACGCTCTGCCGCTGCCACTGCTGGACGGCGGCCAGATGGCGCTGCTGCTGCTGGAGGGTCTGCGGGGCCGTCCCCTGCCGGAGCGGGTTCAGATCGCGTTCATGCAGTCCGGCGTGCTGCTGCTGCTCGGGCTGAGCGCCGTGCTGGTGGTGCGTGACACGAGCCAGCTCTCCGTGGTGCAGCAACTGATGGGCCGCTGA
- the mqo gene encoding malate dehydrogenase (quinone) has translation MGATLAALLRELEPDGRLLMLERLGEPALESSAAVNNAGTGHAANCELNYTPERPGGGLDISKALRINAAFEQSLQFWSALRERGRLTDSTFIRPVPHLSLVFGEEGRTFLRRRHQLMVEHPAFAAMDYSEDAGELAGWMPLVMEGRREQDCLAATRVERGTDVDFGRLTRQLLAGLTAPHGPLELACGVEVTGLQRRGGLWQVAWRSRAEEPGPEQGVVETPFVFLGAGGGTLPLLQRAGVAEARVYGGFPVSGEWLVCHNTDLVERHRAKVYGRAEVGAPPMSMPHLDTRWIDGRRSLLFGPFAGFSTRFLRQGSLLDWPRSLRLTNLLPTVQAGLGNLSLVRYLIGQLSQSQEQRLEALRRFMPGARADDWRHAVGGQRVQIIRQEGGRGVLRLGTEVVATADGSLAALLGASPGASTAVSIMLEVLKRCWADRMVSSRWREVLLGLVPSHGQDLNTDAVLLDRVRRHSDATLGLSREPVPPGAAS, from the coding sequence ATGGGAGCCACCCTGGCGGCTCTGTTGCGGGAGCTGGAACCCGATGGCCGTCTGCTGATGCTGGAGCGGCTTGGAGAACCCGCCCTCGAGAGTTCAGCGGCGGTGAACAACGCGGGCACCGGCCATGCCGCCAATTGCGAGCTCAACTACACCCCTGAGAGGCCCGGCGGTGGGCTCGACATCAGCAAGGCCCTCAGGATCAACGCGGCCTTCGAGCAGAGCCTCCAGTTCTGGAGTGCCCTGCGGGAGCGGGGACGCCTCACAGACAGCACTTTCATTCGTCCTGTCCCTCACCTCAGTCTGGTGTTCGGCGAGGAGGGACGGACCTTTCTGCGTCGCCGCCACCAACTGATGGTGGAGCATCCCGCCTTCGCTGCCATGGACTACAGCGAGGATGCGGGTGAGCTTGCCGGGTGGATGCCTCTGGTGATGGAGGGACGCCGGGAGCAGGACTGTCTGGCCGCCACCCGAGTGGAGCGAGGCACGGATGTGGATTTCGGCCGCCTCACCCGCCAGCTGCTGGCCGGACTCACGGCCCCGCACGGGCCCCTGGAGCTCGCCTGCGGCGTGGAGGTCACCGGCCTTCAGCGCCGGGGCGGCCTCTGGCAGGTGGCCTGGCGATCCCGGGCGGAGGAGCCAGGCCCTGAGCAGGGTGTGGTGGAAACGCCCTTTGTGTTCCTCGGTGCCGGCGGCGGCACGCTGCCGTTGCTGCAGCGAGCTGGCGTGGCAGAAGCCCGGGTTTATGGAGGCTTCCCGGTGAGTGGCGAGTGGCTGGTCTGTCACAACACCGATCTGGTGGAACGACACCGCGCCAAGGTGTACGGGCGGGCCGAGGTGGGTGCGCCGCCGATGTCCATGCCTCATCTCGACACCCGTTGGATCGATGGGCGCCGCTCTCTGCTGTTCGGGCCCTTCGCCGGCTTCAGCACCCGCTTCCTGCGGCAGGGGTCGTTGCTCGACTGGCCCCGCTCCCTCCGTCTCACCAACCTGTTGCCCACGGTTCAGGCCGGGCTCGGCAATCTCTCCCTGGTGCGCTACCTGATCGGCCAGCTGAGCCAGAGCCAGGAGCAGCGTCTGGAGGCCCTGCGCCGGTTCATGCCCGGTGCGCGCGCGGACGACTGGCGCCATGCCGTGGGCGGCCAGAGGGTGCAGATCATCCGTCAGGAGGGCGGGCGCGGCGTGCTGCGCCTCGGCACCGAGGTGGTGGCCACGGCCGATGGCTCTCTGGCCGCTCTCCTTGGAGCCTCGCCCGGTGCCTCCACCGCGGTGTCGATCATGCTTGAGGTGCTGAAACGCTGCTGGGCCGATCGAATGGTGTCCTCCCGCTGGCGGGAGGTGTTGCTGGGCCTTGTTCCCTCCCACGGGCAAGACCTCAACACGGATGCCGTCCTGTTGGATCGGGTGCGCCGCCACAGCGATGCCACGCTCGGCCTGAGCCGGGAGCCGGTGCCGCCCGGTGCCGCTTCCTAG
- the serS gene encoding serine--tRNA ligase, with translation MLDQRLVREDPERISRELARRGMSVDLTGLQLIASQQRGLEEQRSTLQAEGNRIGRDVGQRIRGGADPKGAEVAELRARGNAVKQKVAVLEDEEKQLQGRMREQLLALPNLPAPECPAGADETANVEVRRWGTPRTGKGLAEHWQIGERLGLWDSERSVRVAQSRFVTLIGAGARLERALINFMLDLHTGKGYREVMPPVLVNSASLTGSGQLPKFAEESFRCSGDDLWLTPTAEVPVTAFHRDSILPAAELPLRYAAYSPCFRREAGSYGRDTRGLIRLHQFDKVELYWFSHPDHSEAAHQQITADAEAVLQALELPYRVIDLCCGDLGFSARRTFDLEVWLPGAGAFREISSCSTCGDFQARRSAIRVKDGKSTRPLHTLNGSGLAVGRTMAALLETGQQADGSVRLPEALAPYFGSDRIAAA, from the coding sequence GTGCTCGATCAGCGTCTGGTTCGGGAGGACCCCGAGCGCATCAGCCGTGAGCTGGCCCGGCGCGGCATGAGTGTGGATCTCACCGGCCTGCAGCTGATCGCCAGCCAGCAGCGGGGGCTGGAGGAGCAGCGCAGCACCCTGCAGGCCGAGGGCAACCGCATCGGCCGCGATGTGGGCCAGCGCATCCGGGGCGGCGCGGACCCGAAGGGCGCGGAGGTGGCGGAGCTGCGGGCCCGCGGCAACGCCGTGAAGCAGAAGGTGGCGGTTCTCGAAGACGAGGAGAAACAGCTGCAGGGCCGCATGCGCGAGCAGCTGCTGGCCCTGCCCAACCTGCCGGCTCCCGAGTGCCCCGCCGGCGCCGATGAAACGGCCAACGTGGAGGTCCGCCGCTGGGGCACACCGCGAACCGGCAAGGGCCTGGCGGAGCACTGGCAGATCGGCGAGCGGCTCGGCCTCTGGGACAGCGAACGCTCGGTGCGGGTGGCCCAGAGCCGCTTCGTGACCCTGATCGGTGCCGGGGCGCGGCTGGAGCGGGCCCTGATCAATTTCATGCTCGATCTGCACACCGGCAAGGGCTACCGGGAGGTGATGCCGCCGGTGCTGGTGAACAGCGCCAGCCTCACCGGCTCGGGCCAGCTGCCCAAATTCGCCGAGGAGAGCTTCCGCTGCTCCGGCGATGACCTCTGGCTCACGCCCACCGCCGAGGTGCCTGTCACCGCCTTTCACCGCGACTCGATCCTGCCGGCGGCCGAGCTGCCACTGCGCTACGCCGCCTACAGCCCCTGCTTCCGGCGCGAGGCGGGCAGCTACGGCCGCGACACCCGCGGCCTGATCCGCCTGCACCAGTTCGACAAAGTGGAGCTCTACTGGTTCTCCCATCCCGATCACTCCGAGGCGGCCCATCAGCAGATCACCGCCGATGCCGAGGCGGTGCTGCAGGCCCTGGAGCTTCCCTACCGGGTGATCGATCTCTGCTGCGGCGATCTCGGTTTCTCTGCGCGCCGCACCTTCGATCTGGAGGTGTGGCTGCCGGGAGCCGGAGCCTTCCGCGAGATCTCCAGCTGCAGCACCTGCGGCGACTTCCAGGCGCGCCGCTCGGCCATCCGCGTCAAGGACGGCAAGAGCACGCGCCCGCTTCACACCCTCAACGGCAGCGGCCTGGCGGTGGGGCGCACCATGGCCGCCCTGCTGGAGACCGGCCAGCAGGCGGATGGCAGCGTGCGGCTGCCCGAGGCACTGGCGCCCTACTTCGGATCGGATCGCATCGCCGCCGCCTGA